One Actinomycetospora corticicola genomic window, GTCACGGCGGGGCGACACCACGGGAACCGTCGGGTGACCAGTCGGGCGACCAGTTGCCCGACCAGTGGCGCTAATACCCGCTGGGCGCCGCACGGACACGCCCGGGCGGGGCCCGACGAGGCACGACGTGTGGCCCTCTAGGATCGATCTCTGCGCTCGCGCGCGTGACGTGCCCCGCACCATCACCCCCCTCCGGGGGGCGGGCGAGCGCGAGGGGCGCCCGGGGTGCAGACTGCATCCACGACAGCGTGTAGGAGGCGGCCCGACGGGCCGCCGAACGCCTGAGAGGACCGGGTGATCGGGTGAGCACGGCGGTCGGTCCGACGCCGACGGGGGCGAGGACCGGGCTCGGCGGGTACTGGGACCGCTCCGTGGCCACCGTCCGCGCGTACCTCGCGTTGACCAAGGCCCGGATCATCGAGCAGCTGCTCGTGGTCACCGTGCCGGCGATGATGCTCGCGCAGCGTGCGGTGCCCTCGCTCTGGTTGGTCCTGGCGGTGCTGCTCGGCGGCGCCATGGCCGCGGCGAGCGCCCACGCGCTGAACTGCGTGATCGACGCCGACATCGACGCCAAGATGGCCCGCACGCGGAAGCGGCCGCTGGCGCGCGACGCCGTGCCGCGCTCCCACGCCCTGGTGTTCGGCCTGGTGCTGGGGGCGATCTCGGCCGTGTGGCTGGGCCTCACCGCCAACTGGACGGCCGCGGCCCTCTCGGTCGCCGCGATCGCCTTCTACATCGTGGTCTACACGCTGGTGCTCAAGCGCCGGACCTCGCAGAACATCGTGTGGGGCGGCGCCGCCGGCTGCATGCCCGTCGTCATCGGGTGGGCGGCCGTCACCGGCAACGTCGGCTGGCCGGCCCTGGTGCTCTTCGGGATCATCTTCTTCTGGACCCCACCGCACTTCTGGGCCCTCGCGATGCGCTACCGCGACGAGTACGCCGCCGCCGGGGTGCCGATGCTCCCCGTGGTCGCGTCCCCGCAGCGGGTCTCGCGCCAGATCGTCCTCTACTCGTGGGCGATGGTGGCCTGGTCGGTGCTCCTGGTCCCGGCCACGTCGTGGATCTACCTCGCCACCGCCGTCGTCGGCGGCACGTGGTTCCTCGTCGCCGCCCACCGGCTGGACCGGGCCGTGCACCGCGACGAGGTCGTCAACTCGATGCGCCTGTTCCACCTGTCGAACACCTACCTCACGGGTCTGTTCGTCGCGGTGGCGGTGGACTCGGCCTTCGGGTGGCCGGTCTTCGGCTGGCCCTTCTAGCCCTGGCTGATCGTCCGGCCCCCCGCCGCGAGGTGCACATCAGGCATCTCCGGCGGCCCGGGAACCTGCACCATGTGAATCTCGTCGGATCACACCGTGCAGCCGCGCAGCGCGAGGGTCTTCAGCAGGCGGCGGACGAACGCCAGCGGGAACAGCAGGTCGTCTGCCGTGCAGGGCACGACGATCCACCCGCACGATGCGAGCTCGGCGAGGCGTGACTGGTCGCGGCGCCACTGCTTGAGGTCCATCCGGTGTCCGTCGCCCTGGTACTCCGCGGCGACCTTGAACTCGTCCCAGCCGAAGTCGACGCGGGCCACGAAGAGGTACTGGGCATCACGGACCTCGAACTGCGGGGTCGGTGTCGGGACCTCGTTGCGCGCCATCGCCAGGCGCATCACCGTCTCCGGCCGGGAGCCCGACCGAGGGTCGGCAGCCTCGACCGCGGGTGCCACACGTCGGGCGCCGCGGGCTCCGGCCGGCCGGTCCAGCAACCGCGCCGGATCGAACTCGCCGACCCGGGCCAGGGCGTCGAGCGCGACCACCCCGTCGACGAAGCCGAGCCGGCGGACGAGATCCCACGCCGTCCGCTCCGTCGAGGTCACGAGGAGCCCGTCGACCTCCACGACGTCGTCCCCGGCGACGGTGTCCCGGCGGATGGACAGGCCCGGCCGTGGGCGGACGCTCCGTCGGCCCACGATCAGGTCGACCACCGCGTCCGGCGGGGCGATGTGGGCTCCGTGGACCTCGGCAGCTGCATATCCGCCCACGACCGGTGGGTCCCCACGCACATAGAGCACGGCCTCCCGCGCCCGTCCGACGAGATCGTCCGGGTCCGCGACCTGGTCCGTCAGCACCCGGACGTTGGGAAACAGACGTGTCGTCGACGGCCCGGCGAGCCGACCGCGCGTGATGTCTCCAGCTGCGAGGGCCTCGTTCGCCCGGAACGGCCCCATGATGTGCTCCACACCAGCTTGGAGTCCGTCGACGCCCGATCGGTTCCGTCCGGTCTTCGAGGTGCACACCAGGCAGCCGCACGGCCGGAAGAACCTGCCTCACGTCACCCTCGCGTAGGCAGCTGGCCCACCGCCCGGCGAGGTGCACACCAGGCAGCCGCACGGCCCGCGGAACCTGCCTCACGTCACCCTCGGGACGGCACCAGCAGCAGCTTCCCCGACGTGGCCCGGCCCTCGAGGTCACGGTGCGCGTCGGCGGCCGCCTCGAGGGGGTAGCGGGCGCCGATCCGCACCGACAGCGACCCGTCCGCCACGGCCGCGAACACCTCGGCCGCCCGCGAGCGCAGCTCAGCAGTCGTCCGCACGTGCCACCCCAACGACGGGCGGGTGAGGTACACCGAGCCGGCCGCGTTGAGTCGCTGCGGGTCGACCGGCGGCACCGGTCCGGACGCCGCGCCGTACAGCACCAGCACGCCCCGCACGCGCAACGAGGCCAGGGAACCGTCGAACGTCGTCGCGCCCACCCCGTCGTACACGGCCGCGACGCCGTCACCCGAGGTCAGCGCGCGCACCTCCTCGGCGAACCCCTCGTAGCCCAGCACGTGCGCCGCCCCCGCGGACCGGGCCAACGAGGCCTTCTCCGCGGTCGACGTCGTCGCGACGACGGTCGCCCCCAGCGAGGACGCCATCTGGCACAGCAACAGCCCCATGCCGCCCGCCCCGGCGTGTACGAGCACGGTGTCGCCCGGGCGCACGGCGTAGGTGTCGTGCACCAGGACGTGGGCGGTCAGCCCCTGCAGCAGGACGGCCGCCGCCACGTCGGCCGACACCCCCGGGGGCACCGGCACGCACCGCGCCGCCGGGACCGCCGCCGTCTCGGCGTAGGCCCCCGGACCGTCGCAGAACGCCACCACGTCGCCTACGGCCACG contains:
- a CDS encoding quinone oxidoreductase family protein; the encoded protein is MRAVRVEAHGGPEVLVPSEVPEPDVGAEDVLVDVAAAGVNYIDTYLRSGLYPSTLPTVPGLEGAGTVRAVGSSVSDVAVGDVVAFCDGPGAYAETAAVPAARCVPVPPGVSADVAAAVLLQGLTAHVLVHDTYAVRPGDTVLVHAGAGGMGLLLCQMASSLGATVVATTSTAEKASLARSAGAAHVLGYEGFAEEVRALTSGDGVAAVYDGVGATTFDGSLASLRVRGVLVLYGAASGPVPPVDPQRLNAAGSVYLTRPSLGWHVRTTAELRSRAAEVFAAVADGSLSVRIGARYPLEAAADAHRDLEGRATSGKLLLVPSRG
- a CDS encoding heme o synthase → MATVRAYLALTKARIIEQLLVVTVPAMMLAQRAVPSLWLVLAVLLGGAMAAASAHALNCVIDADIDAKMARTRKRPLARDAVPRSHALVFGLVLGAISAVWLGLTANWTAAALSVAAIAFYIVVYTLVLKRRTSQNIVWGGAAGCMPVVIGWAAVTGNVGWPALVLFGIIFFWTPPHFWALAMRYRDEYAAAGVPMLPVVASPQRVSRQIVLYSWAMVAWSVLLVPATSWIYLATAVVGGTWFLVAAHRLDRAVHRDEVVNSMRLFHLSNTYLTGLFVAVAVDSAFGWPVFGWPF